The following coding sequences are from one Bufo bufo chromosome 2, aBufBuf1.1, whole genome shotgun sequence window:
- the SPCS3 gene encoding signal peptidase complex subunit 3: MNTVLSRANSLFAFSLSVMAALTFGCFITTAFKDRVVPVNIHVSRVTLENVEDFTGPREKSDLGFLIFDINADLQPIFDWNVKQLFIYLSAEYATKSNALNQVVLWDKIILRGDNPKLSLKEMKSKYFFFDDGNGLKGNRNITLTLSWNVVPNAGILPLVTGSGHKSIPFPETYKTPMSY; the protein is encoded by the exons ATGAACACAGTGCTGTCCAGGGCTAACTCTCTCTTCGCCTTCTCTCTGAGTGTTATGGCCGCTCTCACTTTCGGCTGTTTCATCACCACCGCTTTCAAAGACCGAGTGGTGCCTGTGAACATCCACGTCTCCCGGGTGACGCT AGAGAATGTGGAAGATTTCACTGGCCCCAGAGAGAAGAGTGACCTGGGATTCCTCATATTTGATATAAATGCAG ATTTGCAACCGATATTTGACTGGAACGTCAAGCAGTTGTTCATATATCTCTCGGCAGAGTACGCAACTAAGAGTAAT GCTTTGAACCAGGTTGTGCTATGGGACAAGATCATCCTCCGGGGAGACAACCCAAAGTTGTCTTTAAAGGAGATGAAATCAAAGTATTTCTTCTTTGACGATGGAAACGGCCTGAA GGGTAACAGGAATATCACGCTCACCCTTTCTTGGAACGTGGTCCCGAATGCTGGCATCCTACCGCTGGTCACAGGATCAGGGCACAAATCGATCCCATTCCCAGAAACCTACAAAACCCCAATGAGCTATTAA